In one Silene latifolia isolate original U9 population chromosome 10, ASM4854445v1, whole genome shotgun sequence genomic region, the following are encoded:
- the LOC141606969 gene encoding uncharacterized protein LOC141606969: MRFSKLLLICSRIRIVTTTTTTTTTTTTRTSIQILQAGLRGVTPRFMMELLIPSLMSSGPRDMEKHFILYRVAEADKVNIAAHFLEKEADHWWAMTGPTATLEPCFGWERFKTLLEARFYPAQLKHQKMAEFLNFKQGDSSVQEYTDQFNALAHFAEPMIPNEAQKTFSFRQGLKAKIQGMVRRDTDTFARVYDEALWAEGAIEAVRLEAVAETAKSSKRPFTPSTSQSYSFKKGKHENQKGFQKNVPSKDKVCYSCQKTYHPGRDCKGNPLGCYNCKEQGHKAADCPKKDTTPTAANVPKPKGRIFVMSRAEAEAHPDVITGMFTVSDIPAYILFDTGASLSFISVSFAKKAALVSHSAETTPISLPSGEVVSCSTVFKDVPISIVGSILPATLISFSLAEFDIILGMDWLSCYDARFQCRDQKIFLKSPCGTKLTYKGMRMQPCIKLISAMKLIGMQRKGHEVYLCVVTNAPSLPKLEDVPVVSGYADVFPDELPGIPPERDVEFAIDLVPGTGPIAKAPYRMAPIELQELKKQLDEMTEKGFIRPSASPWGAPVLINDLFDQLRGAGVFSKIDLRSGYHQIPVKEADIPKTAFSTRYGHYEFKMNRTFREFLDKCVVVFIDDILIYSKDENEHKAHLRAILDILRKQKWYAKFSKCEFWLKEVSFLGHIISKEGVMVDPSKVEAVLEWKSPTSVNEIRSFLGLVVITADLSRIFLNQETDDSILEEGIKVYLNGLGCVLMQNRKVIAYASRQLKVHEVNYPTHDIELANVVHALKIWRHYLIGVQCRIYTDHKSLKYIFTQKDLNARQRRWLELVNDYDVELLYHEGKANVVADALGRKTVHSR, encoded by the exons ATGCGATTCTCGAAGCTCTTACTCATTTGCTCCAGAATCAGAAttgtaacaacaacaacaaccacaacaacaacaacaacaaccagaaCCAGTATACAAATATTGCAAGCCGGATTGCGAGGAGTAACGCCAAGATTTATGATGGAACTGTTGATCCCGTCTTTGATGTCGAGTGGACCGAGAGACATGGAGAAGCATTTCATTCTGTACCGTGTTGCAGAGGCCGATAAAGTTAACATTGCTGCACATTTTCTCGAGAAGGAAGCGGATCATTGGTGGGCTATGACTGGCCCCACTGCTACTTTGGAACCATGTTTTGGCTGGGAGAGATTCAAGACTCTTTTGGAAGCAAGATTCTATCCTGCTCAATTGAAACACCAGAAGATGGCAGAGTTCCTGAATTTCAAGCAAGGGGATTCGTCCGTACAAGAATATACTGACCAGTTTAATGCTCTAGCCCATTTTGCTGAACCTATGATTCCTAATGAAGCCCAGAAGACTTTCTCTTTCAGGCAGGGGTTAAAGGCTAAGATCCAGGGTATGGTGAGAAGAGATACTGATACATTCGCGCGTGTTTACGATGAAGCTCTTTGGGCTGAGGGTGCTATTGAAGCTGTCAGACTTGAAGCGGTAGCTGAGACTGCTAAATCTTCCAAGAGGCCATTTACTCCTTCTACTTCGCAGTCCTACAGTTTCAAGAAGGGCAAGCATGAGAACCAGAAAGGATTTCAGAAGAATGTTCCGAGCAAGGACAAAGTATGCTACAGTTGCCAGAAGACCTACCATCCTGGGAGGGACTGTAAGGGTAATCCTTTGGGATGTTATAATTGCAAAGAACAAGGTCACAAAGCTGCTGATTGTCCCAAGAAAGATACTACTCCTACTGCAGCGAATGTTCCTAAGCCGAAGGGACGTATCTTCGTGATGAGCCGTGCTGAGGCTGAGGCACACCCAGATGTGATTACTGGTATGTTTACAGTTTCAGATATTCCTGCTTATATTTTATTCGATACTGGCGCATCTCTTTCTTTTATATCCGTATCCTTTGCCAAGAAAGCTGCTCTTGTTTCCCATTCTGCTGAGACCACTCCTATATCTTTACCGTCCGGCGAAGTTGTTTCATGTTCCACGGTATTCAAGGATGTTCCTATCTCTATTGTGGGATCTATCCTTCCAGCTACTCTTATTAGTTTCTCTTTAGCCGAGTTTGACATCATTCTAGGCATGGATTGGTTATCCTGTTACGATGCTAGATTTCAATGCCGAGACCAGAAGATTTTTCTTAAGAGTCCGTGTGGTACGAAGTTGACTTATAAGGGAATGAGAATGCAACCATGTATCAAGTTAATTTCAGCAATGAAGCTTATTGGCATGCAGAGGAAAGGACATGAAGTGTATCTATGTGTGGTGACGAATGCTCCATCGTTACCGAAACTTGAAGATGTTCCGGTTGTCAGTGGGtatgcagatgtttttccagatgagcTACCAGGTATACCTCCGGAGAGGGATGTTGAGTTTGCTATCGATCTTGTACCAGGGACCGGACCTATTGCGAAGGCTCCATATCGTATGGCTCCTATCGAATTGCAAGAATTGAAGAAGCAGTTAGATGAGATGACCGAGAAGGGTTTTATCCGCCCGAGTGCTTctccttggggtgctcctgtttt GATtaatgatttgttcgatcagttGAGGGGTGCAGGTgtgttctccaagattgatttgagatcgggCTATCATCAGATTCCAGTTAAAGAGGCTGACATCCCGAAGACAGCTTTTAGTACAagatatggtcattatgagtttaag atgaatagGACGTTCAGGGAGTTTTTGGATAAGTGtgtggtggttttcattgatgacatcttgatctattccAAGGATGAGAACGAGCATAAAGCGCATCTTCGCGCAATACTCGATATTCTTCGTAAACAAAAATGGTATGCAAAGTTCTCTAAGTGTGAATTCTGGTTAAAGGAGGTGTCGTTTTTGGGGCATATCATCTCAAAGGAAGGTGTAATGGTGGATCCATCTAAGGTGGAGGCTGTTTTGGAATGGAAGAGTCCAACTAGTGTCAATGAGATTCGAAGCTTCTTGGGTTTGGTGGTTATTACCGCAGATTTGTCAAGGATTTTTCTAAATCAAGAGACCGATGACTCGATTCTTGAAGAAGGAATCAAAGTTTATTTG aatgggttgggttgtgtcctGATGCAAAATAGAAAGGTGATTGCTTATGCTTCAAGgcagttgaaagttcacgaggTGAATTATCCGACGCACGATATAGAGTTAGCAAATGTGGTACATGCTCTTAAGATATGGCGACACTACTTGATTGGAGTTCAATGCcgcatctacaccgaccacaagagtctcaagtacattttcactcagAAGGACTTAAACGCGAGACAAAGACGCTGGTTAGAGTTGGTTAATGATTATGATGTGGAGTTgctttatcatgaagggaaggccaatgttgtagctgatgcactCGGTAGGAAGACCGTTCATTCTCGTTAA